The genome window CTAGATTGATCATCCTTAAAAGGAATTTTTGACCTGTTTTGACATGAACATAAGATTCATAGTTTATCTGTGCAAGATCCGGGTCACTACCTTGTGACGGTGTCTGGGGATGCGGTAGTAGAGTATCTGGAAAGGCCCTACCGTTAACAAGCCAAAAATCGGGCTTATAATTTGCTGCTTTAAATGGTATTCCACGTCTTACAGAATCATGCCACACTGAATCAATATCTGATAACAGCATGATATATTCCTTATCGAAAAATGTTTTTACATCATTGTAGGCAAAGTTTCTATTTGTGGCAGTGTTAGGTATATGATGAAGTTTTGTGCCATAATACCACCATCTACCCTTATCATCCTGGAATATTCCGGCTCTACCAAGACTTTCTTTAGTCGGGTAGATTATTAACGCACCATACATACCCATTTGAACGTGCTCAGATGCTTCAACATGGCAATGATACATTAATGTACCGGGACTCTCAGGCAAAAAGTAGTAGGTAGCTGTTGGCGGAGGTGCATTGAAATCCATCCACATAGGTACACCAAAAGAGCCTTCCGGGAAACCGTCTAACTGTGTTGCAACATGTGCTCCATGCATATGCACAGTATGAGGGTCCATAAGGCCTGCAACAGGCATTCCAAGGTTGATGAGAGTGATATACAATTGATCTTCTACTTCTGCCCAAATAATCGGCGAAGGAAGGGATGCAGTACTGATCATGGCCTTCATTTTAGGCCAATTTTCAGATTTTTTCCAGTCGAGATTGGGATTTATAATTTTATCGTCTACTTTAAAAAGCCCTCCTACAAAGCCCATAATATATATTTCCTGGAGTGTATCATTTGGGGCACAAGGATCACTTGTTGAGGGAAGCTTTGTAAAGCCGTCTGTGGCAAGTAAAACATAATGTCTGACAGACATAATTCCATCTCCCTTAATTTACATACATACTATTCTTTGCTACTACACCTATATCAATATATGTATACATAATCAAATTAGTTACCATAAAATAATTATTGTCTACTGCACAAAGATCAAGAATAACACATAATTTTTCAAAACCTGTATTTTCGTTTTATTATTTACTTTTGTTTTTTCTTATGTTCCTACAACTTCTCAACCCTCAGTACATATGGGATCACAAATCTTTTGTTGCTCTAAGTTAGCTCTTTTTTCTTTGTTTGTATTTTTCATAGCCCAAGGATTTAAGGTCAGGTGCAGTGCAATTGGAAGATTAATATATAAAATTTTGTAATAATCTAGTAATAAAACATGTCTTTACAAGTCGAATACTGATAGTATAAAATGAATCTATATGATTTTTGCCTCAGATAAAGCAAGGGGGAATACACAAATGACAGGATGGTCAAAAAATGCACTTAAGATAAGAATGTTGTTTTTAGCAATGGGTTTTATTTTAGGAGCAGGTTCATTTTTTCTAATTAGTAGCCTAAATGCACCAAAGGAGAAAGTAGTTGCCGTAGTTGATGGAACAAAAATAAAAGAGTCTGAGATAAATGATATAATGAGAAACAAATCTGGTGCATATACTCTTGAAAAACATATTGATAACCTGGTAATAGAAAATGCCGCAAAAAGCTATGGAATTTCTGTAACTACCGAAGAAGTAGATAAGGAACTGAAAAGAAAAATCACTATGGAATACAATTCCGAAAGTGCATTCTTAGAAAGTCTTTCTCTTTTAAAAAAGACCTATGAAGATGTAAAAGAAGAATTAAGGCTGTCTATGCTTTTTGATAAAGTTGCTGCAAAGGACATAAAGGTAAGCAGTGAGGAGATTAATAAATACTATAAGGACCATAAGGACAAATTCACTGTACCTGAAAAAAGAAGGGTTAGTGAAATTGTATTAAAAACAGAATCCGAAGCAACTCTGATAAAGGAACAGCTTGTAAATGGTGCTGACTTCAAAGGCCTGGCTTCAGAAAAATCAATTGGTCCAGGCAAGGAAAAAGGCGGCGATAGGGGATTCATTATAAAGGGCTCATTAAACTCCCTTCAACCGGATGTTGAAAAAGTTGTATTCCAGTTGAATCAGGGTGATATAAGCCCGATAATAAAAGCGTCCGATGGATTTCATATAGTAATGGTAAATGAAATTGTTCCTAAGTATGAACCTAGTTTTGAAACAATAAAAGATATTGTTGAACTGAAAGTAAAGCTGGAAAAGTGCAAACCTTTTATAGAAATTCTAAAAGATTTGAGGAAAGCAGGGAAAATTGAAATTATGGACCAAAGGTTCAAAAAATAGATAAATCAGTTTAAATAAGATTAATTTTAAATTCAGTATGGTGTCTGTATACCTGTAAAAAAGTAATTATCCGGGTCTATAGACACCATAATTGCTGTAATCCGAATTTATTGCTCCAAAGGACTTATATCCATTATCTCTCAAAAAGTTGTTTAATTCAGAGTCTTTTATTGGTTTACTTAAAAGAAACCCTTGTACATAATCACAGTTGAACTTCCTGATGCTAAACATCTGATCTCTAGTCTCAACACCCTCAGCTATAACTTCAAGTCCAAGCTTATGTGCCAAAATAATTATTGATTCAAGCAAGGTTTCCTTAAAAATTCCTTTTGAAACATCACTTACAAAGGTTCTGTCTATCTTTAAAGAGTCTATAGGTAAGTTATTGAGATATGACAGGGAGGAATACCCCGTACCGAAATCATCGAGAGAAATCTTTATGCCCATTTTCTTAATCTTTTCAAGATTTTTTTGTGCTTCCTCATATGAGTCTATAAACACACTCTCTGTAATTTCAAATTCAAGCATTTCAGGCAGTATACTATACTGACTTATTATAGATTCTACCAAATCGATAAAATTGTGCTGCATAAGCTGTATTGCAGAAATATTTACCGAAATAATAAAATCGTCAAAAAAGTTGTTCCAAAGATATTCAAGCTTCTCGCAAGCTGACCTTATAACCCATTCACCAATTTCGTTAATAAACCCGCTGTTTTCCGCAATCCTGATAAACTCAACAGGATCAACATTCCCGCCCATATCAGGATTGTTCCATCTAAGCAAAACTTCAAACCCCCGCATCTTGTTTGTCAGGGAGTTAAACTGGGGCTGATAGGCCAAATAGAATTCACCCCTGTCGATTGCCTGTCTTAAGAACCTTTCTATTTTTGAATCCCTCTCTAAAGTTTCTTTCATTTTATTATCGTACATCTGCCACATATTTTTTCCTTTTTCCTTGGAAAAATACATTGCCAAATCAGCACACTTCAATAACTCTTCAACGGTCTCTGCATCACTTGGGTACATTGAGATTCCTATGCTTGCACTTATATATAGCTGATTGTCTTCAAATATGAAGGGCTTACTTAAAACTTCAAGAATTTTATCTGAAAAGTCAGCCATTTCATCAATATCAATCAAATCGGAGTTTATTACCACAAATTCATCTCCACCAATTCTGGCAATAATATAGGAATCCTTAGTTATGGCTTTCAGTCTTTCGGCTACCTCGCTTAAAAGCCTGTCTCCATAGCTGTGTCCGTAGGTATCGTTTATGTTCTTAAAATTGTCCAGGTCAAAGTACATTATTCCAACATTTTTATATCCTTTTGATTTATCCAATAAATGCTCCAAATGGCTTAACAAAAAGCTTCTATTTTTAAGTCCTGTAAGTGTATCGTTATAGGCAAGCCACTTAAGCTTTTGTTCCCTGGATTGTAACTTTTCAAGCATCTGGTTAAACTTTTCTTCAAGACTGTTAAACTCAGAAAAACTGTTAAGTTTAACTTTTTCTCTG of Pseudobacteroides sp. contains these proteins:
- a CDS encoding multicopper oxidase domain-containing protein — protein: MSVRHYVLLATDGFTKLPSTSDPCAPNDTLQEIYIMGFVGGLFKVDDKIINPNLDWKKSENWPKMKAMISTASLPSPIIWAEVEDQLYITLINLGMPVAGLMDPHTVHMHGAHVATQLDGFPEGSFGVPMWMDFNAPPPTATYYFLPESPGTLMYHCHVEASEHVQMGMYGALIIYPTKESLGRAGIFQDDKGRWWYYGTKLHHIPNTATNRNFAYNDVKTFFDKEYIMLLSDIDSVWHDSVRRGIPFKAANYKPDFWLVNGRAFPDTLLPHPQTPSQGSDPDLAQINYESYVHVKTGQKFLLRMINLGYQPVPWHIHGWHFTIVGKDAHPSPFLKIADELELDTHEVQAMGFTVDVASGETYDLILTADDKRPIYRNYIVNGQDCFPSLCSQMKALQAVDPAVIADIPVEPVKCPNPTTVNYVDICNGTQGADRFFPQFYPMHNHDDYKVTNTIINSNASIYPGGQLTFIQTDEPQPCSRDEYDDDYDNGYNYDNDNEENDD
- a CDS encoding peptidylprolyl isomerase; protein product: MTGWSKNALKIRMLFLAMGFILGAGSFFLISSLNAPKEKVVAVVDGTKIKESEINDIMRNKSGAYTLEKHIDNLVIENAAKSYGISVTTEEVDKELKRKITMEYNSESAFLESLSLLKKTYEDVKEELRLSMLFDKVAAKDIKVSSEEINKYYKDHKDKFTVPEKRRVSEIVLKTESEATLIKEQLVNGADFKGLASEKSIGPGKEKGGDRGFIIKGSLNSLQPDVEKVVFQLNQGDISPIIKASDGFHIVMVNEIVPKYEPSFETIKDIVELKVKLEKCKPFIEILKDLRKAGKIEIMDQRFKK
- a CDS encoding bifunctional diguanylate cyclase/phosphodiesterase, which encodes MFAKKSLRIYIIVSNIITILIPVCLTGFIINNIINGYLENEITKKNHLIASTISNQLNQTLVAPQNILGHLILEIEQNKNYEFGKQVSILIKQFNLFDNIGHIGMDGKVKNVFPIERDAIGEDVSKEKYFIEAKTKKTFISEPFINKKTGQLTVIMAVAGEKNIITTYLNLINFCNTSYKISESYGKDFDVVVVDGNGTYISKNSLKDLYQRGTVPSFDKIKTLVSSDKFIDIVNYENEKRIVSTSLITKTGWYVLVYQSYKAAFEAKRNANMVFIISAIVSALLFFIMSLFRANTITGMFKVFDEHIQKFASGETREKVKLNSFSEFNSLEEKFNQMLEKLQSREQKLKWLAYNDTLTGLKNRSFLLSHLEHLLDKSKGYKNVGIMYFDLDNFKNINDTYGHSYGDRLLSEVAERLKAITKDSYIIARIGGDEFVVINSDLIDIDEMADFSDKILEVLSKPFIFEDNQLYISASIGISMYPSDAETVEELLKCADLAMYFSKEKGKNMWQMYDNKMKETLERDSKIERFLRQAIDRGEFYLAYQPQFNSLTNKMRGFEVLLRWNNPDMGGNVDPVEFIRIAENSGFINEIGEWVIRSACEKLEYLWNNFFDDFIISVNISAIQLMQHNFIDLVESIISQYSILPEMLEFEITESVFIDSYEEAQKNLEKIKKMGIKISLDDFGTGYSSLSYLNNLPIDSLKIDRTFVSDVSKGIFKETLLESIIILAHKLGLEVIAEGVETRDQMFSIRKFNCDYVQGFLLSKPIKDSELNNFLRDNGYKSFGAINSDYSNYGVYRPG